The Fibrobacter sp. UWB2 genomic interval GGCAACAAGGACGGCAAGGACAAAATCATCCCCTTTGACGTCATCCCGCGTATTGTAAGCGCAGCCGACTGGAAGCACCTCGAAGCGGGCCTCAAACAGCGTACAGAAGCGCTGAACTGCTTTTTGACGGACATCTACAACGACCGCAAGATTTTGCGTGACAAGGTCGTCCCCGAAAGCCTCATCAACACCTGCACCGCTTACAGAGCGCAGATGGAAGGCTTTGTGCCGCCCAAGGGAATCTGGGCGCACATTACAGGCACGGACCTTGTGCGCGATACCGACGGTACATTCTATGTACTTGAAGACAACATGCGTTGCCCGAGTGGAGTCTCGTACGTGTTGCAGAACCGCCAGATTCTCAAGAGGACCTTCCCGCAGGTATTCTCCAACTGTTCCATTCGCCCCGTAGACGAATACTGCACCCGTCTGCGCCACGCCCTGGAATACTTGGCAGATTCTACAGCATCGCCTAAGGTCGTGGTGTTGACTCCCGGCATCTACAATTCGGCGTACTACGAACATTCCTATTTGGCACAGCAGATGGGCGTGGACCTCGTGACTGGCGATGACCTCGTTGTGCAAGACAAGAAAGTCTACGCACGCACAACGCGCGGCCTCAAGCAGGTTCATGTGATTTACCGCCGTGTCGATGACGAATTCTTGGATCCGAAGGTTTTCCGCCCGGATTCTTGTCTCGGCGTGCCTGGACTGATTGAAGCCTACAAGGCGGGGAACGTAGCGCTTGCGAATGCGCCCGGTTGCGGTGTTGCCGACGACAAGGCGATTTACACCTACGTACCGCAGATTATCAAGTACTACCTCGGCGAAGAGGCGATCATCCCGAACGTGCCGACATTTGTCTGCGAGAACCCGAAGCACATGCAGCATGTGTTGGACCACATCGAAAATATGGTCGTTAAGGCCGCCAGCGAATCCGGAGGCTACGGCATGCTCGTGGGTCCAAAATCTACCAAGGAGGAATGCGAAGCGTTTAAGAGCAAGATCATCGCAAACCCGCGTAACTACATTGCGCAGCCCATGATTTCGCTCAGCCGCGTGCCATGCATTGTCGACGGCGGTTTCGAAGGTCGCCATGTGGATTTGCGCCCCTACATTGTGCAAGGGCGAGAGACTTACATCCTCCCCGGCGGCCTCACTCGTGTGGCGCTCCGCAAGGGTTCCATCGTGGTGAACAGTTCGCAGGGCGGCGGATGCAAGGACACTTGGGTCATCGCCGAAAACGAGAAAGCCCCCGAACTTGGCCAAGCTAAACTTTGGATGGAACAGCAGCAACAACAATAGGAATTTAGAAGTAGGTAGTGTATTATGTTAAGTAGAGTCGCAAATTCCATTTATTGGCTCGCCCGCTATATTGAACGCGCCGAGAACGTCGCGCGAAGCATCGACGTGAACCTCCAACTTCAATTGGACTTGCCTGGCGAAGAACGCCCTTGGGAACCGGTGATTCAAATTGCCGGCAATGCCGATGACTTCTTCAAAAAATACGCGCACGTTTCCATTGAAAACGCGCTCATGTTCCTGACGTTCGATAAGGAAAATCCGAACAGCATCATTTCGTGCGTCGGGGCCGCCCGTGAAAACGCCCGCTGCGTCCGCGAAAGAATTTCTTCGGAACTGTGGATTGCCATCAACCAGTTTTACTTGAAACTAAACGACCCCGAAATGCCGAAGGAAGCGTTGGCAGGTCCACACGCCTTTTACAACAGCGTCAAGGAATTCAGCCAGCTCACCGCAGGCATCATCCAGGGCACGATGAACCACGATGTCGCTTGGAACTTCACGCATCTCGGCACATTGCTCGAACGCGCCGACCAGACTTCGCGTATTTTGGATGTCAAGTACTACATCTTGCTTCCGGATGTGAGCATGGTGGGCATGGCGCTCGATACCGTGCAGTGGAACGCCGTTCTCAAGAGCGTCGGTGCATACGAAATGTTCCATCGTCGCAATTCGAATGTGACACCGCACAACGTCGCGGAATTTCTTCTGCTTTCCGAAGACTTTCCGCGTTCCTTGCGCTACTGCTTGGAAAAAGCGGAGCAGTGCCTTAAGAACATCGCCTACCCTGTCAAGAGCAAGGCGGAATCCATCCGCCTCTTGGGAAAGCTGCGTTCCGACATCGCGTTCACGACCATCGAAGAAATCATCGACGAAGGGCTTCACGAACAAATTGAAAAAGTCCAGATTCGCCTAAACGAACTCGGCAATCAAATCTGGAAAGATTTCTTCTGCTAAAAGCACCTTCACGCCATTTCTTTTGTATATTAAGATTGCATTTACAAAGCGAGCCACCGAGCTCGCTTTTGGAGCTTTTATGAAAACTTGCAGAATTTGTGGCGAAACATCCGAAGCGAAATCATACTTTGCAAAGGAAATGATGTACTTAAACGCAGGGCATTTTGAATACTTTGAATGCCCGCACTGCAAGTGTTTGCAAATCGATAGCGTTCCCGAAAACTTGAGCGAATACTACGGCCCCAATTACTACAGTTACAACAAGCCCGCCGACACCGTCACCCGCGCAAAGACGCAGTACAACAAACGCGTACTCGACGTGGGTTGTGGCGCAGGCGCATTGCTCTGTAGCATGGCGGCAACATCAGGCATCGAGAGCCTTACCGGTTGCGACCCGTTCATCGAGAAAGATATCTCGTACGAAAACGGCGTTCAAATTTTCAAGAAGACAGTCCACGAAATGACGGGCGAATTCGACGTCATCATGCTCAACGATTCGTTCGAACACATGACCGACCCGCACGAGACCATGGACAGCCTCAAGCGCCTTTTGGCAAATGGCGGAACCATCAAGATGACACTCCCCATCTACCCGAACATTGCGTTTGAAAAATACAAAGAGAACTGGTACCAGCTCGACGCCCCGCGCCATATCATTTTGCACTCCATCAACAGCCTAAAACTACTCGCCAACCAGCACGGCTTCAAGATTGTGCAGATGATTTTCGACTCCAACAACTCTGCCATTTTGAGGAGCTACCTGTACACCAAGGGCATCACGTTCTGGAAGCAGGACCCGAAGGAAATTTTCAAGTATTTCACTAAAAGCGAAATCATCGACATCGATAAAAAAATGGCTGAAGCAAATAAGAAAGGTTACGGCGACCACGCCACAGTCTTCTTCATGCATAAGTAATTGACAGAAAAATAACAGCACAAATTAGTCACAAATTCCTTTTTTTTGTGCCATTTCACCCCATTCCCCTAAAAAACTTCTCAACGTTTACAACAGTAAATAAAAAAAACAAATAAAAGCGGTCTATTATATAGAAAACCGCTATATATTCCATTATAGAACGTGTGGGTTTAGTTTTTTCAAGGGATGAGATAATAATGAAAAAACTGTTGGTTTGGTCACTCGCTATTGCGGGTACATGTTTTTATGGGTGTGCAGACGACAATTCGGCTGCATTTGATTCTATTGCGCCTGAAATCGGCGAAGAAGAGTCTTCTACGGAAGAGTCTTCTTCATCTGTCGAGTCTGAAGAATCTTCTTCATCTGCAAAACAAGAAGCGCCCGCTTCGGGCAGCGCGGATTCCAATGCGAATTCTAGCGCGGACAAAGCCGCAAATTCGAGTGCCGACACGAGCGCAGACTCCAACACAGGCGATTCCGAAAGTTCCTCCTCGCCCGCTCCGCTTTCGAGCTCTGCGGTAGCACCGGCAAGCAGTTCGACACCTGCCCAAATTCCGACACTTTCATCGAGCGCTATCGCTATTTCGAGCTCCACCATCTCGACAAGTTTTTCTTCGTCTAGCGGGCTTGCTGAATACGATGACAACCACAAGGCAAAAGCCACATTCCTCCCGAAAGCGGGCTTCTACAGAAGTTTAACGATTGAACCGCTCACACCGCAAAAAGGTGGTGAAATCCGTTGCACATTTGACGGATCTTTCCCGACGGCAACATCCGAACAAATCACAGTGGCAAAGCAAATCACCGAGAACTCGGTTGTACGTTGTTCTGAATTTGTAAACGGAGTCGCCGCAGATACGACAACGCAAACGTATTTCATCAATGAAAGTGTTTCGATGCCGGTGGTAGCCCTCACGGTAAATCACCACGATATGTTCGATTCTACCGATGGTCTCTACGCTACCGGAAACCTCACTGGCGGTGGCATGGGTGGCGGCATGTGGGACTTTGGCGGCGGCGCAAACGTTACCGACAACAACAACCCGAAATGCACCGAGCCTTGCAAGCAGGCGAATTTTTGGAAAGATACAGAGCTCCCCGTCCATGTGGAATACTTCGAAAAAGGAAGTTCCACCACAGAAAAGACTTGGGAAATCGATGCAGGCATTTCGATTATCGGTAATTACAGCCGTTACAAGCCCAAGAAGAGCGTTGCCATCAAGATGGACAACGACAATTACGGCGACAAGACTCTCAAATATTCTTTGTTCAAAACGCGCCCCGAAGCCAAGAAATTCAAGAGCTTCAACTTGCGCAACAACGGAAACCGTTTCTGGACGGACTATGTTGGCGATGCCATGATGACAGCACTCATGGAAGGCACAGAAGTCGATTACCAGCGCAGCCGCCAGGTCGTCGTGTTCTACAACGGCGAATACTTCGGCATCCACGATATGCGCGAACGCTTGAACAGGAGCTATGTCGAAACGAATTACGGCATTGATTCCAAGTCCATCAACATGATTAAAATCACCGGTTCCAGCTACGAAGCTAGCGGTACAAACGGCGCATCGACGGAAGATTACAAACAACTTGTAAATAGCATTTCTAGCGCCAATTTTGCAGGCGAAAACAACGCACAGTACGAACAGATTAAGAGCAAAATCAACGTCAACAGTTTTGCGCAATACATGTTCGCCGAAATGTACTACCACAATGGCGACTGGCCGAACAACAACGTGCGCGCCTGGGGCGGTAACGGCCATCCGTTCAAGTTTGTCGCATTCGATACCGACCACGGCTTTGGATTCACGCCGGGCATCAGCGGCTTTGACGAAGAAAATGAAAACATGTTCACCTGGGTGCTTGGCGCAAAGCAGACGAGCAATCAGGGCGGAAACAATGGTGGCATGTGGGGCGGCTTCGGCGGAGGCTTTGGAGGCGGTTTTGGCGGAACTTCTGTTGACAGCAGGGCTCCGGGCGGAATGCTCAAGAAACTCCTCGAAAATCCGGACTTCAAGCGACTCTTCATCAACAACGCTTGCATTCTCCTCAACAGCTACTTGACCTACGAAAAGGTACAGAGCACGGTCCAGTCTATGATGGCAACGATTCCGTCTTCGGAACAGCAGCGCGACGAACAGCGTTGGCCGCGCAACCAGAGTAACTTTAAATGGGATCCGACCGGTAACACGCTTATCGCTTTCGCCAAGAATCGCGGCGAAAAGCTCAAACAAGAAATGGTCGAACGCTTTGACCTCGAAAACGAAGTCTCTGTGACCATCGGCGCAAGCGGAAACGGTTCTGTTCAGGTTGACGGCATGAAGCTCCCAAGCAACAACTACCAGTGCAAATTCTTCACGAACAACGAATTGCAATTGACGGCAGTCGCTAGCGCAGGCGCGGTATTCACGGGATGGTCCGACGGTTCGACCGAAAACCCGCACAAGGTTACGCCGACAGCGGGTATGACCATCACGGCGCAGTTCAGATAAACACTTTTTATTCTAGTCTCCTTTCCCCGCGGATAACGCGGGGATTTTTTATATTGGGACTATGTCCAGAGCAGCCAAAAGACGCAGAAAACTCATGATGATGGAGAGCCAAATGATGGAGAATCAACCTCTCCCACCCTCCAATGTCAAGCTGACAAGTTCTACTAAAAAGCTGTCACCAAGAAATAAGATTCTAATTATTTTATTCGTACTAGAAGTATGTTTCACTGCAATATTTTTCCTTCTAAGAGCAAAAACACATTCGTTTGATCTCGGCTATATCATCGACGATACTTTTTTGAACAAACTCGCCGAACGTGAGCTATACAGAACATTGCTTAGAATTTCATTAGCGTTCTTTATAAGCTTTGGTTTGGGCATTATTTTACATATCTTTAAAGTCTTGCCTCCAAGAAAAGACAACAAAGAACCATCTACAAAAAATTTTATTACTGAATTCATCCTTCTGCTAATACTCGCCATTGGCGTTTCAATTTCAGAAGTTATCGAGCTTCCTGCAAGGTTCACAAAAAAGCCAATACTCAAAAAAGAAATCCTTATTAATAAAGATACCTGGACAACGAAATCAGGGATGCATTACGACCTTATATTCAGTAGCAAATCGAGCATAACGGTTAGCAAGCGCACTTATTTAGCAATGGATATCGGAACTGAATATTATACAGTTTATCAAGGGTCGTTTCTTATTGATTTTTTCCCGATGGATAAATATTTTTTGAGAAAGTAATAAAGAAACGAGACAAATACAATCAATACAGTTATATCATTTGGTGAAGTAAAAAGTAATATTATAAAGGGGTTGAATAGTTATATTAGGGACATCCCCCAAACAACAAAATCTACGTAGCTATTGGCTGCGTAGATTTTTTTTATGCTGAAATGCGCGGGATGCTAGGGTAGCCAGATGGGCTGCGCTCTGTCATTTCAGCCTCATCACTGTCATTCCCGCCTCCGAGCGGGAATCTCCCTTGAAATCGGGGCAGCCAGATTGCTCTCGCCCCTATTCGGCTACGCCGATGCTTACGCATCGCGGGGTAGCCAGATTGGCTGCGCTGGCTTCCCGATTGAGCATCGGGGTAGCCAGATTGCCAAAACACTCATTTCATTTCGTGTTTTGCCCTCCGGGCTTGCTTGAGCTACGCTCAAGTCAAGGCTTAAAACCGGCTGTGTTCGCTACGCTCTCGCCGGTTTTAATCGAACTGACTTCGTCAGTTCTCACTTGGCTCCGTTGATATATGCAAAACGACCCCACAAGGGGGTCGTTTTGCATATCGGGGTAGCCAGATTCGAACTGACGACATTCTGCTCCCAAAGCAGACGCTCTACCAGGCTGAGCTACACCCCGAAGTGCTCCAAATATAGCAAAGATTAGTGCGGAATTTGCTTGAAAACGCTAAAAATTTTCATCTATAACAAATTTTTTCATAAAAAAAGCACTTTTGTGCACTGAAAATATTGACAATTGCCCAGTTGTGCATTATATTTATATTGTATAAATTCCAGCACCCTTTATGACGAGAGGCATACCATGGAAATCAATAACGAAAAACGCAAAGAAATGACGGCAAGGCAAGAAGAAATCTACGAATACATCAAGAAGTATTCCAAGGAAAACCACATGCCGCCAACCGTTCGCGAAATCGGTAACCACTTCGACATTTCTTCTACGAACGGCGTGCGTTCTATCCTCGCCGCCCTCATCAAGAAAGGCTACATCAACCGCTCTCCGCGCCTCAGCCGCGGCATCGAAATCTTGAGCGACGACAAAGAATCCAACAAGGAAGTTGCAAGCAACACCATAGAAATTCCTATTGTCGGCCGCGTTGCCGCTGGTACACCGATTCTCGCCGTGCAGAACCTCGAAGGCACCGTCACCATCGACAGAGACTTCCTCGCCTGCCGTAGCGATGTGTTTGCTCTCCGCGTCAAGGGCGATTCCATGATCAACGCAGGCATTTTCGATGGCGACTTGATTTTCGCTCGTCAGCAAAAGACGGCCGACCTCGGCGAAATCGTCGTTGCACAAATCGACAACGAAGCAACGGTCAAGTACTACCACCCGAGCGCAGACCATGTGGAACTCCGCCCGGCAAACCCGAAGTACAAGCCGATTATTGTGAACAACAGAAAAGACTTCTCGATTGCAGGCCGCGTCATCGGCGTCATGAGAAAAGTCAATTAATTTATTTTCAAGACAAAACAAAAAACCGAGGTTCAACGCCTCGGCTTTTTTTCAATTTAATGGATCCTATCGCTTCGCTCCAGGATGACATTATTAGTCGCTCCAGGATGACATTATTCGTCGGTCGAGGATGACAATTTCATCGACAAATTAATCGTCGAAATCGGCGAGTTCTTCTTCAGCTTCCTTGAGGTCTGCTGCGTCCGGTCCTTCGATATCATCGTCCTCCACTTCGTCCAGAGAGTCACCCCCCATGGCGCCCAGCTGGTATTCCACCTTGCGGGCTTCCTTGGACTGACCCAAGTGCAAAATAGCGGCACATTCTTCGCAGTAACCGAGGTGCTTGTCGACCCAGAATTCCGGAGAAACAAGATTCTTGTTGCAGCGCGTGCAAATCTGCGTTGCGGCTTCACGCGTGAAGGCGGCGTTCTGTTCTTCGAGTTCCTTCAAAATGCGTTCCGTCAATTCTTCCTGTGTTTCTTCAGCAAGAGAAATCTTGTGGCGTATTGCAGAAGTCGGCTTCTTTTCGAGGTTCTTCATTTCAGAAGTCACCTTCTTCTTGTTGGCGCGTTCTTCCTGCTCGTCAATTTCGACAAACATAATGAACTTGCAAGGCTTCTTGCCGCCTTCAAGCAAAACAGCATACGGATAATCAGACTTCACGGTAGACTTTTTCGATTCAGATTTTTCAACGACTTCGACTTTTTCGGCAGGCTTTTCAGCGGCCTTTTCAACAACCTTTTCAGGAGCCTTGGCGGCAACTTCCTTGGCCGGTTCCTTTACAGCCTTCTTTTCGACTTCCTTTTCAACTTCTTTTTCGGAAGCCTTTTTTGCAGGAGCCTTGGCCACGACTGCCGGTTCAACCTTCTTAGCCGGAGTGGGCTTCTTGGCCTGTACCGGAGCGGCCTTTACGGACTTGGCTGGTTCCTTCTTTGCTGGTTCTTCTTTTTTGGCGACAGGCTTCTTAGCCGGAGCGGGCTTTGCAGCTGCCTTAGCAGGAGCGACCTTCTTTGCAGGTGCCGGAGCAACCTTTGCAGCAGGCTTCTTGGCCGGAGCGGGCTTTGCTGCAGCCTTGGCAGGAGCGGCCTTCTTTGCAGGTGCCGGAGCAGCCTTTGCGGCGGGCTTTTTGGCCGGTGCCGGTTTTGCAGATTTCTTTTCAGAAGTACTAGCCTTTGCAGGCGCCTTAGATGTCGTTTTTTTGGAACTCATATTTACTTCTTTTCCACAATTTTAATGTTCAAAATCGGATCGTTCGGGTCGATGCGGCACACGACGTCGTGTCCTTCGATGACCTTGCCAAACACCGTATGCTTGCCATCCAAGTGCGGTTGCGGAAGGTGCGTAATGAAGAACTGCGAGCCACCCGTATTCGGGCCTCTGTTCGCCATAGAAATCACGCCCGTCTCATGCTTGAGGTCGTTCGGCTCGTCATCGATGGTGTAACCGGGACCACCTGTTCCATCGCCATTCGGGTCGCCACCCTGGATCATGAAGCCGGGGATAACGCGATGAAAGAGAAGTCCATTGTAGAACCCAGAATTTGCGAGCTCGACAAAGTTCGCAACCGTATTCGGGGCAGCCTTGAAGTTCAAGTCCACAACGATTTTCCCCTCGTGGGTGTTTATCTCGGCAAGAATCTGGGTCGTTCCCGTGTAATCCTTGTTAAAAACTTTTCCTGCGGCAAAGACGTTTGCGGCAAGGCAGAAGGCACTGCAAAAAATAAGCTTTTTAAACAAATCGTAACTTCCGTAGTTATATCGTTCTCAAAGAATATATCGTTCCTAAAGAACAAATTGTTCACCTAGAATATAGTTTTTTTTTAAAGGGTTCACAGCGAATACCAATAAACAGGCACAAGATTTCTATATTTACGCAAAAACTCTTCAACATCTTAATATGCCGCAAAACAACAATATCCGCAATTTCAGCATTATCGCCCACATCGATCACGGCAAATCCACCTTGGCCGACAGAATGATTGAACTGACCAAGACCGTTTCCAAGAACGAAATGATGAACCAGCTCCTGGACGACATGGACCTGGAACGCGAACGCGGCATTACGATCAAGGCTCACGCCATCCGCATGGTCTACGAAAAAGACGGTGAAGAATACATTTTGAACATGATCGACACCCCGGGGCACGTGGACTTCACTTACGAAGTCAGCCGTTCCCTCGCCGCTTGCGAAGGAGCCATCCTCGTCGTGGATGCAAGCCAGGGCATCGAAGCCCAGACGCTTTCGAACCTCTACCTTGCGATTGAAAACGACCTGACCATCATCCCGGTTTTGAACAAAGTAGACCTTCCGGGTGCACAGCCCGATCACGTGGCACAGCTCGTCGGTGACTTGCTCGGTTACGATCCGGACAAGATTCCTCGCATTTCGGCCAAGACCGGCCTCAACGTGGAACAGGTGCTCGACAAGATTGTCGACGAAATCCCGGCCCCGAAGGGTGATGCAGGCAAGCCGCTCAAGGCCCTCATTTTTGACTCCGTTTACGATTCTTACCGCGGCGTGATCAACTACATCCGCATTGTCGAAGGCACGCTCAAGGCGGGCATGAAAATCCGCATGATGAAGACGGGCGGTGAATACGTGGTGACCGAAGTCGGTACGTTCAGCATGCGCCGCGACCCGCGCCCGGAACTCACCGAAGGCATGGTCGGTTACGTGCTCGCGAACGTCAAGACGATTAGCGATGTGAAAATCGGTGACACGCTTACCGATGCCGCCAATCCGGCAGAAGAACCGCTCCCGGGCTACAAGGACGTGCTCCCGATGATTTACTCGGGTATCTACCCCATCGATCCGGAAGACTACAAGGATTTGCGCGAAGCCCTCGAAAAGCTCCGCCTCAACGACTCCGCCCTTTGCTGGGAACCGGAAACTTCCGAAGCGCTCGGCTTTGGTTTCCGCACGGGCTTCCTCGGACTTTTGCACATGGAAATCGTGCAGGAACGCCTGGACCGCGAATTCAACGTGGACATCATCACGACCGTGCCGAACGTGGAATACCACGTTTACATGAGCGACGGCTCCATGGTGAAAATCGAAAGCCCGTCCAAGCTCCCCGACGCTAGCCGCTACGACTACATCGAAGAGCCGTACGTGAAGGCACAGATTTTTACGCCTAAGGAATACGTGGGCGCCATGATGACGCTTTGCGAAGAAAAGCGCGGCACGTTCGAAACGATGGAATACATCGACGAGACGAAGGTCATTCTCAAGTACGACCTTCCGCTTGCCGAAATCATGTTCGACTTCTACGACCGTCTCAAATCCCTGAGCCGCGGTTATGCCGGCCTCGACTACACACCGAGCGAATACAAGCGCAACAACCTCGTCAAACTCGACATTCTCTTGAATGGCGACCCGGTCGACGCCTTCTCCGTGATTATCCACCGCGACAAGGCCAACACCTACGCTAACGCCATCTGCGTCAAACTCAAGGACCTCATTCCGCGCCAGCAGTTCGACGTCGCCATCCAGGGCGCTATCGGCGGAAAGATTATCAGCCGCTCTACCGTGAAGGCCGTGCGTAAGGACGTGCTTGCCAAATGCTACGGCGGTGACATCACCCGTAAGCGTAAGCTCCTCGAAAAGCAGAAGGAAGGTAAGAAGCGCATGAAGAGCATCGGCTCTGTGGAAGTGCCGCAGAAGGCATTCCTTGCGGTGCTCTCGCTCAGCGACGATTCTACCGGCGGCAACGATTAATTGTAGTTTATAGGCAATGTCAGCACTCGATCGTAAAGTCAGGTCATTACAACGGCGCCATTCCAGGACGCATGTGTTTTTCCTCGTCTTTATATTGGGTGTTGTGCTAGCCATCATGATTGGCGTCCGCTATTACGTGCTCGAACCGGTGCGCATGCAGGACAACTCGCTCCACCCCAGATTCAAGAAGAACAGCATCCTTTGGATGTGCAAGCTCCCCCGCTGCACCGAAAGCATTGTAGATGGGGACTTTGTCTGGGGCATCATGCGCAACCAGGACAACATGGTTCGCAGGGTTCTCGGCGTCCCGGGCGATTCCATCACGATTACAAACAACGGAAAGGTCTACACGCAGCACCGCAATTTCAAGTGGAACGGCGAAGACGCCTTTATCGAGACCCGCAGCTTTTATGTACCGCGCAAGGGCGACACGCTCCATTTCGACAAGCTTAACGATGTGGAACAGGACTACCTGATTTCGCTCATGCACGAACAGAACGAAAAGTTCTACGTCAAGTCGAGCCTCTGGCAAGGCAAGCGCGAAATGCCTCTGGAACGCATCGGCTCTACAAAGCTCGGGAACCGCCTTGTGAGCTTGCAAGAAATCGACTACATGCCCTGGCAGGACAGATTCCTGGTCGAGCTCCAGATTTTCCTTGCAGAGCCGGGCAACACGCCTATCCACATCAAGCGTGAACTTTACAGCGCGAAGGATTCCTCTAAAATTTCTTATTACGTTGTTCCGGAAGACTGCTACTACCTGATTTGCGAAAAGTCAAATCACTGCGCCGACTCTAGAGAAATCGGTTACTTTACCAAGAATCGACTCCTCGGGCGCGCCAACAAGGCTGCAAACAAGATTCAAAAGCAAATTGACGACCGCATTTCCCGCGCCCAGAACGCCATAAAAAAGCTTTTGAAAGGGACACTGCAAAAAGCAGACAAAAAGCCATCCAAGAAGCCCCAACGGGGCAGATCCAAAAAAGAAACTACCAAAACTTAAAGTTTCGGAGTTTCCATAAAGCAGCCAAACGCAATAGACACAATAATTTTATCCATTTTACCCGTCGTTTTTGCTCCATTTACCACACATCCATAACAAAAACACACCAACGTGGCATAATTTAAAAAT includes:
- the lepA gene encoding translation elongation factor 4; its protein translation is MPQNNNIRNFSIIAHIDHGKSTLADRMIELTKTVSKNEMMNQLLDDMDLERERGITIKAHAIRMVYEKDGEEYILNMIDTPGHVDFTYEVSRSLAACEGAILVVDASQGIEAQTLSNLYLAIENDLTIIPVLNKVDLPGAQPDHVAQLVGDLLGYDPDKIPRISAKTGLNVEQVLDKIVDEIPAPKGDAGKPLKALIFDSVYDSYRGVINYIRIVEGTLKAGMKIRMMKTGGEYVVTEVGTFSMRRDPRPELTEGMVGYVLANVKTISDVKIGDTLTDAANPAEEPLPGYKDVLPMIYSGIYPIDPEDYKDLREALEKLRLNDSALCWEPETSEALGFGFRTGFLGLLHMEIVQERLDREFNVDIITTVPNVEYHVYMSDGSMVKIESPSKLPDASRYDYIEEPYVKAQIFTPKEYVGAMMTLCEEKRGTFETMEYIDETKVILKYDLPLAEIMFDFYDRLKSLSRGYAGLDYTPSEYKRNNLVKLDILLNGDPVDAFSVIIHRDKANTYANAICVKLKDLIPRQQFDVAIQGAIGGKIISRSTVKAVRKDVLAKCYGGDITRKRKLLEKQKEGKKRMKSIGSVEVPQKAFLAVLSLSDDSTGGND
- a CDS encoding peptidylprolyl isomerase; translated protein: MLAEINTHEGKIVVDLNFKAAPNTVANFVELANSGFYNGLLFHRVIPGFMIQGGDPNGDGTGGPGYTIDDEPNDLKHETGVISMANRGPNTGGSQFFITHLPQPHLDGKHTVFGKVIEGHDVVCRIDPNDPILNIKIVEKK
- a CDS encoding alpha-E domain-containing protein; amino-acid sequence: MLSRVANSIYWLARYIERAENVARSIDVNLQLQLDLPGEERPWEPVIQIAGNADDFFKKYAHVSIENALMFLTFDKENPNSIISCVGAARENARCVRERISSELWIAINQFYLKLNDPEMPKEALAGPHAFYNSVKEFSQLTAGIIQGTMNHDVAWNFTHLGTLLERADQTSRILDVKYYILLPDVSMVGMALDTVQWNAVLKSVGAYEMFHRRNSNVTPHNVAEFLLLSEDFPRSLRYCLEKAEQCLKNIAYPVKSKAESIRLLGKLRSDIAFTTIEEIIDEGLHEQIEKVQIRLNELGNQIWKDFFC
- a CDS encoding circularly permuted type 2 ATP-grasp protein, translating into MRFGNYDTEGFYDELCLPDGTPRPAAEPLFTKINELPEGELQRRQTIAESAFYDNGITFAVYGNKDGKDKIIPFDVIPRIVSAADWKHLEAGLKQRTEALNCFLTDIYNDRKILRDKVVPESLINTCTAYRAQMEGFVPPKGIWAHITGTDLVRDTDGTFYVLEDNMRCPSGVSYVLQNRQILKRTFPQVFSNCSIRPVDEYCTRLRHALEYLADSTASPKVVVLTPGIYNSAYYEHSYLAQQMGVDLVTGDDLVVQDKKVYARTTRGLKQVHVIYRRVDDEFLDPKVFRPDSCLGVPGLIEAYKAGNVALANAPGCGVADDKAIYTYVPQIIKYYLGEEAIIPNVPTFVCENPKHMQHVLDHIENMVVKAASESGGYGMLVGPKSTKEECEAFKSKIIANPRNYIAQPMISLSRVPCIVDGGFEGRHVDLRPYIVQGRETYILPGGLTRVALRKGSIVVNSSQGGGCKDTWVIAENEKAPELGQAKLWMEQQQQQ
- a CDS encoding class I SAM-dependent methyltransferase, with product MKTCRICGETSEAKSYFAKEMMYLNAGHFEYFECPHCKCLQIDSVPENLSEYYGPNYYSYNKPADTVTRAKTQYNKRVLDVGCGAGALLCSMAATSGIESLTGCDPFIEKDISYENGVQIFKKTVHEMTGEFDVIMLNDSFEHMTDPHETMDSLKRLLANGGTIKMTLPIYPNIAFEKYKENWYQLDAPRHIILHSINSLKLLANQHGFKIVQMIFDSNNSAILRSYLYTKGITFWKQDPKEIFKYFTKSEIIDIDKKMAEANKKGYGDHATVFFMHK
- a CDS encoding CotH kinase family protein, with protein sequence MKKLLVWSLAIAGTCFYGCADDNSAAFDSIAPEIGEEESSTEESSSSVESEESSSSAKQEAPASGSADSNANSSADKAANSSADTSADSNTGDSESSSSPAPLSSSAVAPASSSTPAQIPTLSSSAIAISSSTISTSFSSSSGLAEYDDNHKAKATFLPKAGFYRSLTIEPLTPQKGGEIRCTFDGSFPTATSEQITVAKQITENSVVRCSEFVNGVAADTTTQTYFINESVSMPVVALTVNHHDMFDSTDGLYATGNLTGGGMGGGMWDFGGGANVTDNNNPKCTEPCKQANFWKDTELPVHVEYFEKGSSTTEKTWEIDAGISIIGNYSRYKPKKSVAIKMDNDNYGDKTLKYSLFKTRPEAKKFKSFNLRNNGNRFWTDYVGDAMMTALMEGTEVDYQRSRQVVVFYNGEYFGIHDMRERLNRSYVETNYGIDSKSINMIKITGSSYEASGTNGASTEDYKQLVNSISSANFAGENNAQYEQIKSKINVNSFAQYMFAEMYYHNGDWPNNNVRAWGGNGHPFKFVAFDTDHGFGFTPGISGFDEENENMFTWVLGAKQTSNQGGNNGGMWGGFGGGFGGGFGGTSVDSRAPGGMLKKLLENPDFKRLFINNACILLNSYLTYEKVQSTVQSMMATIPSSEQQRDEQRWPRNQSNFKWDPTGNTLIAFAKNRGEKLKQEMVERFDLENEVSVTIGASGNGSVQVDGMKLPSNNYQCKFFTNNELQLTAVASAGAVFTGWSDGSTENPHKVTPTAGMTITAQFR
- the lexA gene encoding transcriptional repressor LexA, giving the protein MEINNEKRKEMTARQEEIYEYIKKYSKENHMPPTVREIGNHFDISSTNGVRSILAALIKKGYINRSPRLSRGIEILSDDKESNKEVASNTIEIPIVGRVAAGTPILAVQNLEGTVTIDRDFLACRSDVFALRVKGDSMINAGIFDGDLIFARQQKTADLGEIVVAQIDNEATVKYYHPSADHVELRPANPKYKPIIVNNRKDFSIAGRVIGVMRKVN